The following are encoded together in the Equus quagga isolate Etosha38 chromosome 15, UCLA_HA_Equagga_1.0, whole genome shotgun sequence genome:
- the ULK1 gene encoding serine/threonine-protein kinase ULK1 isoform X1 has protein sequence MEPGRGGLEAVGKFEFSRKDLIGHGAFAVVFKGRHREKHDLEVAVKCINKKNLAKSQTLLGKEIKILKELKHENIVALYDFQEMANSVYLVMEYCNGGDLADYLHTMRTLSEDTIRLFLQQIAGAMRLLHSKGIIHRDLKPQNILLSNPSGRRANPNNIRVKIADFGFARYLQSNMMAATLCGSPMYMAPEVIMSQHYDGKADLWSIGTIVYQCLTGKAPFQASSPQDLRLFYEKNKTLVPIIPRETSAPLRQLLLALLQRNHKDRMDFDEFFHHPFLDASATVKKSPPVPVPSYPSSGSGSSSSSSSTSHLASPPSLGEMQQQLQKTLTSPADAAGFLQGSRDSGASSKDSSCDTDDFVMVPAQFPGDLVAEAAGAKPLPDSLMCSGSSLVASAGLGSHGRTPSPSPPCSSSPSPSGRAGPFSSSRCGASVPIPVPTQVQNYQRIEQNLQSPTQCQAQRSSAIRRSGSTSPLGFARASPSPPSHAEHGAALARKLSLGGGRPYTPSPQVGTIPERPGWSRAPSPQGAEMRGGRSPRPGSSVPEHSPHTAGLGCRLHSAPNLSDLHVVRPKLPKPPTDPLGAVFGHPQASPPQPSHGLPSCRPLRGSPKLPDFLQRNPLPPILGSPTKAMPTFDFPKTPSSQNLLTLLARQGVVMTPPRNRTLPDLSEAGPFQGQHLGPGLRPSDDTKGPFGRSLSTGRLTDLLLKAAFGTQAPDSGSTDSLQEKPMEIAPSAGLGGNLHPGARAGGASSPAPVVFTVGSPPSGSTPPQGPRARMFSVGSSSSLSSAGSSSARHLAPGACSEAVPEVPGHCCTFADPVAANLEGAVTFEAPDLPEETLMEQEHTEILHSLRFTLVFVQHVLEIAALKGSASEAAGGPEYQLQESVVADQISMLSREWGFAEQLVLYLKVAELLSSGLQTAIDQIRAGKLCLSSTVKQVVRKLNELYKASVVSCQGLSLRLQRFFLDKQRLLDRIQSVTAEKLIFSHAVQMVQSAALDEMFHRREDCVQRYHKALLLMEGLQHILTDQADVENIAKCKLCIERRLSALLTGICA, from the exons aTGGAGCCCGGCCGCGGCGGCCTGGAGGCCGTGGGCAAGTTCGAGTTCTCGCGCAAGGACCTGATCGGGCACGGCGCCTTCGCCGTGGTCTTCAAGGGGCGCCACCGCGAG AAGCACGACCTGGAGGTCGCGGTCAAGTGCATTAACAAGAAGAACCTCGCCAAGTCCCAGACGCTGCTGGGGAAGGAAATCAAGATCCTCAAG GAATTGAAACATGAAAACATCGTGGCTTTGTATGACTTCCAG GAAATGGCCAATTCCGTTTACCTGGTCATGGAG TACTGCAACGGCGGGGACCTGGCTGACTACCTGCACA CCATGCGGACGCTGAGCGAGGACACTATCCGGCTCTTCCTGCAGCAGATCGCGGGCGCCATGCGGCTGCTGCACAGCAAAGGCATCATCCACCGTGACCTAAAGCCCCAGAACATCCTGCTGTCCAACCCCAGCGGACGCCGCGCCAACCCCAACAACATCCGCGTCAAGATCG CCGACTTCGGCTTTGCCCGGTACCTCCAGAGCAACATGATGGCGGCCACGCTCTGCGGCTCCCCCATGTATATG GCCCCTGAAGTCATCATGTCCCAGCACTATGACGGGAAAGCAGATCTGTGGAGCATCGGCACCATCGTGTACCAGTGTCTGACCGGGAAGGCGCCCTTCCAG GCCAGCAGCCCCCAAGATCTGCGCCTCTTCTATGAGAAGAACAAGACGCTGGTCCCCAT catcccTCGGGAGACCTCAGCCCCACTGAGACAGctgctcctggctctgctgcAGCGAAACCACAAAGACCGCATGGACTTCG ATGAGTTTTTCCATCACCCTTTTCTTGATGCCAGTGCCACTGTGAAGAAGT CTCCACCTGTGCCTGTGCCCTCGTACCCCAGCTCGGGGTCTGGCAGTAGCTCCAGCAGCAGCTCCACCTCCCACCTGGCCTCCCCTCCG TCCCTGGGGGAGATGCAGCAGCAGCTACAGAAGACGCTGACCTCCCCAGCCGACGCCGCCGGCTTCCTGCAGGGCTCCCGGGACTCGGGCGCCAGCAGCAAGGACTCCTCCTGCGACACTGATGACTTCGTCATGGTCCCGGCCCAGTTTCCAG GTGACCTGGTGGCCGAGGCGGCTGGTGCCAAGCCCCTACCAGACAGCTTGATGTGCAGTGG GAGTTCGCTAGTGGCCTCGGCTGGCCTGGGGAGCCATGGCCGGACCCCGTCTCCCTCCCCGCCCTGCAgcagctcccccagcccctcagg CCGGGCCGGCCCGTTCTCCAGCAGCAGGTGCGGTGCATCTGTCCCAATCCCAGTCCCCACTCAGGTACAGAACTACCAGCGCATTGAACAGAACCTGCAGTCGCCCACCCAGTGCCAGGCCCAACG GTCTTCCGCCATCCGCAGGTCGGGCAGCACCAGCCCCCTGGGCTTTGCACGGGCCAGTCCGTCGCCCCCATCCCACGCCGAACACGGAGCTGCCCTGGCCAGGAAGCTGTCCCTGGGTGGGGGCCGGCCCTACACACCGTCTCCACAAG TTGGAACTATCCCTGAGCGGCCGGGCTGGAGCAGGGCGCCCTCCCCACAAGGAGCAGAGATGCGGGGTGGCAGGTCCCCTCGTCCAG GCTCCTCCGTGCCCGAGCATTCTCCGCAcactgctgggctgggctgccgCTTGCACAGTGCCCCCAACCTGTCTGACCTGCACGTTGTCCGCCCCAAGCTGCCCAAGCCCCCCACGGACCCGCTGGGGGCGGTGTTCGGCCACCCTCAGGCCAGCCCCCCCCAGCCGTCCCATGGGCTGCCGTCCTGCCGGCCCCTGCGTGGCTCACCCAAGCTGCCTGACTTCCTGCAGCGGAACCCCCTGCCACCCATCCTGGGCTCTCCCACCAAG GCCATGCCCACCTTCGATTTCCCCAAGACCCCCAGCTCCCAGAACTTGCTGACCCTCCTGGCCCGGCAGGGTGTGGTCATGACGCCGCCTCGGAACCGGACACTGCCCGACCTCTCAGAGGCCGGGCCCTTCCAAGGGCAGCATCTGGGCCCTGGCCTGCGGCCCTCTGACGACACCAAGGGCCCCTTCGGCAG GTCACTCAGCACCGGCCGCCTCACTGATCTGCTCCTCAAAGCTGCGTTTGGGACGCAGGCCCCCGACTCGGGCAGCACGGACAGCCTGCAGGAGAAGCCCATGGAGATTG cACCCTCTGCTGGCCTTGGAGGGAACCTGCACCCTGGAGCCCGCGCTGGGGGTGCCAGCAGCCCGGCGCCAGTGGTGTTTACCGTGGGGTCACCCCCCAGCGGGAGCACACCACCCCAGGGCCCCCGTGCCAGGATGTTCTCAG TGGGCTCCTCAAGCTCCCTCAGCTCTGCCGGCTCTTCCTCTGCCCGCCACCTGGCTCCCGGGGCCTGCAGCGAGGCCGTCCCTGAGGTTCCTGGCCACTGCTGCACCTTTGCCGACCCTGTTGCTGCTAACCTGGAGGGGGCTGTGACCTTCGAGGCCCCCGACCTCCCCGAGGAGACCCTCATGGAg CAAGAGCACACGGAGATCCTGCACAGCCTGCGCTTCACGCTCGTCTTTGTCCAGCACGTCCTGGAGATCGCCGCCCTGAAGGGCAGTGCCAGCGAGGCGGCTGGGGGGCCCGAGTACCAGCTGCAGGAGAGCGTTGTGGCCGACCAGATCAGCATGCTGAGCCGCGAGTGGGG CTTTGCAGAACAGCTGGTACTCTACCTGAAGGTGGCTGAGTTGCTCTCCTCAGGCCTGCAGACTGCCATTGACCAGATCCGGGCTGGCAAGCTCTGCCTGTCGTCCACCGTGAAGCAGG TGGTGCGGAAGCTGAATGAGCTGTACAAGGCGAGCGTGGTGTCCTGCCAAGGCCTGAGCCTGCGGCTGCAGCGCTTTTTCCTGGACAAGCAGCGGCTCCTGGACCGCATCCAGAGCGTCACTGCCGAGAAGCTCATCTTCAGCCACGCGGTGCAGATG GTACAGTCGGCCGCCCTGGATGAGATGTTCCACCGTCGGGAGGACTGTGTCCAGCGCTACCACAAGGCCTTGCTGCTCATGGAGGGGCTACAGCACATCCTCACGGATCAGGCGGATGTGGAGAACATTGCCAAGT gCAAGCTGTGTATCGAGCGGAGACTCTCAGCCCTGCTGACCGGCATCTGTGCCTGA
- the ULK1 gene encoding serine/threonine-protein kinase ULK1 isoform X2: MEPGRGGLEAVGKFEFSRKDLIGHGAFAVVFKGRHREKHDLEVAVKCINKKNLAKSQTLLGKEIKILKELKHENIVALYDFQEMANSVYLVMEYCNGGDLADYLHTMRTLSEDTIRLFLQQIAGAMRLLHSKGIIHRDLKPQNILLSNPSGRRANPNNIRVKIADFGFARYLQSNMMAATLCGSPMYMAPEVIMSQHYDGKADLWSIGTIVYQCLTGKAPFQASSPQDLRLFYEKNKTLVPIIPRETSAPLRQLLLALLQRNHKDRMDFDEFFHHPFLDASATVKKSPPVPVPSYPSSGSGSSSSSSSTSHLASPPSLGEMQQQLQKTLTSPADAAGFLQGSRDSGASSKDSSCDTDDFVMVPAQFPGDLVAEAAGAKPLPDSLMCSGSSLVASAGLGSHGRTPSPSPPCSSSPSPSGRAGPFSSSRCGASVPIPVPTQVQNYQRIEQNLQSPTQCQAQRSSAIRRSGSTSPLGFARASPSPPSHAEHGAALARKLSLGGGRPYTPSPQGSSVPEHSPHTAGLGCRLHSAPNLSDLHVVRPKLPKPPTDPLGAVFGHPQASPPQPSHGLPSCRPLRGSPKLPDFLQRNPLPPILGSPTKAMPTFDFPKTPSSQNLLTLLARQGVVMTPPRNRTLPDLSEAGPFQGQHLGPGLRPSDDTKGPFGRSLSTGRLTDLLLKAAFGTQAPDSGSTDSLQEKPMEIAPSAGLGGNLHPGARAGGASSPAPVVFTVGSPPSGSTPPQGPRARMFSVGSSSSLSSAGSSSARHLAPGACSEAVPEVPGHCCTFADPVAANLEGAVTFEAPDLPEETLMEQEHTEILHSLRFTLVFVQHVLEIAALKGSASEAAGGPEYQLQESVVADQISMLSREWGFAEQLVLYLKVAELLSSGLQTAIDQIRAGKLCLSSTVKQVVRKLNELYKASVVSCQGLSLRLQRFFLDKQRLLDRIQSVTAEKLIFSHAVQMVQSAALDEMFHRREDCVQRYHKALLLMEGLQHILTDQADVENIAKCKLCIERRLSALLTGICA; the protein is encoded by the exons aTGGAGCCCGGCCGCGGCGGCCTGGAGGCCGTGGGCAAGTTCGAGTTCTCGCGCAAGGACCTGATCGGGCACGGCGCCTTCGCCGTGGTCTTCAAGGGGCGCCACCGCGAG AAGCACGACCTGGAGGTCGCGGTCAAGTGCATTAACAAGAAGAACCTCGCCAAGTCCCAGACGCTGCTGGGGAAGGAAATCAAGATCCTCAAG GAATTGAAACATGAAAACATCGTGGCTTTGTATGACTTCCAG GAAATGGCCAATTCCGTTTACCTGGTCATGGAG TACTGCAACGGCGGGGACCTGGCTGACTACCTGCACA CCATGCGGACGCTGAGCGAGGACACTATCCGGCTCTTCCTGCAGCAGATCGCGGGCGCCATGCGGCTGCTGCACAGCAAAGGCATCATCCACCGTGACCTAAAGCCCCAGAACATCCTGCTGTCCAACCCCAGCGGACGCCGCGCCAACCCCAACAACATCCGCGTCAAGATCG CCGACTTCGGCTTTGCCCGGTACCTCCAGAGCAACATGATGGCGGCCACGCTCTGCGGCTCCCCCATGTATATG GCCCCTGAAGTCATCATGTCCCAGCACTATGACGGGAAAGCAGATCTGTGGAGCATCGGCACCATCGTGTACCAGTGTCTGACCGGGAAGGCGCCCTTCCAG GCCAGCAGCCCCCAAGATCTGCGCCTCTTCTATGAGAAGAACAAGACGCTGGTCCCCAT catcccTCGGGAGACCTCAGCCCCACTGAGACAGctgctcctggctctgctgcAGCGAAACCACAAAGACCGCATGGACTTCG ATGAGTTTTTCCATCACCCTTTTCTTGATGCCAGTGCCACTGTGAAGAAGT CTCCACCTGTGCCTGTGCCCTCGTACCCCAGCTCGGGGTCTGGCAGTAGCTCCAGCAGCAGCTCCACCTCCCACCTGGCCTCCCCTCCG TCCCTGGGGGAGATGCAGCAGCAGCTACAGAAGACGCTGACCTCCCCAGCCGACGCCGCCGGCTTCCTGCAGGGCTCCCGGGACTCGGGCGCCAGCAGCAAGGACTCCTCCTGCGACACTGATGACTTCGTCATGGTCCCGGCCCAGTTTCCAG GTGACCTGGTGGCCGAGGCGGCTGGTGCCAAGCCCCTACCAGACAGCTTGATGTGCAGTGG GAGTTCGCTAGTGGCCTCGGCTGGCCTGGGGAGCCATGGCCGGACCCCGTCTCCCTCCCCGCCCTGCAgcagctcccccagcccctcagg CCGGGCCGGCCCGTTCTCCAGCAGCAGGTGCGGTGCATCTGTCCCAATCCCAGTCCCCACTCAGGTACAGAACTACCAGCGCATTGAACAGAACCTGCAGTCGCCCACCCAGTGCCAGGCCCAACG GTCTTCCGCCATCCGCAGGTCGGGCAGCACCAGCCCCCTGGGCTTTGCACGGGCCAGTCCGTCGCCCCCATCCCACGCCGAACACGGAGCTGCCCTGGCCAGGAAGCTGTCCCTGGGTGGGGGCCGGCCCTACACACCGTCTCCACAAG GCTCCTCCGTGCCCGAGCATTCTCCGCAcactgctgggctgggctgccgCTTGCACAGTGCCCCCAACCTGTCTGACCTGCACGTTGTCCGCCCCAAGCTGCCCAAGCCCCCCACGGACCCGCTGGGGGCGGTGTTCGGCCACCCTCAGGCCAGCCCCCCCCAGCCGTCCCATGGGCTGCCGTCCTGCCGGCCCCTGCGTGGCTCACCCAAGCTGCCTGACTTCCTGCAGCGGAACCCCCTGCCACCCATCCTGGGCTCTCCCACCAAG GCCATGCCCACCTTCGATTTCCCCAAGACCCCCAGCTCCCAGAACTTGCTGACCCTCCTGGCCCGGCAGGGTGTGGTCATGACGCCGCCTCGGAACCGGACACTGCCCGACCTCTCAGAGGCCGGGCCCTTCCAAGGGCAGCATCTGGGCCCTGGCCTGCGGCCCTCTGACGACACCAAGGGCCCCTTCGGCAG GTCACTCAGCACCGGCCGCCTCACTGATCTGCTCCTCAAAGCTGCGTTTGGGACGCAGGCCCCCGACTCGGGCAGCACGGACAGCCTGCAGGAGAAGCCCATGGAGATTG cACCCTCTGCTGGCCTTGGAGGGAACCTGCACCCTGGAGCCCGCGCTGGGGGTGCCAGCAGCCCGGCGCCAGTGGTGTTTACCGTGGGGTCACCCCCCAGCGGGAGCACACCACCCCAGGGCCCCCGTGCCAGGATGTTCTCAG TGGGCTCCTCAAGCTCCCTCAGCTCTGCCGGCTCTTCCTCTGCCCGCCACCTGGCTCCCGGGGCCTGCAGCGAGGCCGTCCCTGAGGTTCCTGGCCACTGCTGCACCTTTGCCGACCCTGTTGCTGCTAACCTGGAGGGGGCTGTGACCTTCGAGGCCCCCGACCTCCCCGAGGAGACCCTCATGGAg CAAGAGCACACGGAGATCCTGCACAGCCTGCGCTTCACGCTCGTCTTTGTCCAGCACGTCCTGGAGATCGCCGCCCTGAAGGGCAGTGCCAGCGAGGCGGCTGGGGGGCCCGAGTACCAGCTGCAGGAGAGCGTTGTGGCCGACCAGATCAGCATGCTGAGCCGCGAGTGGGG CTTTGCAGAACAGCTGGTACTCTACCTGAAGGTGGCTGAGTTGCTCTCCTCAGGCCTGCAGACTGCCATTGACCAGATCCGGGCTGGCAAGCTCTGCCTGTCGTCCACCGTGAAGCAGG TGGTGCGGAAGCTGAATGAGCTGTACAAGGCGAGCGTGGTGTCCTGCCAAGGCCTGAGCCTGCGGCTGCAGCGCTTTTTCCTGGACAAGCAGCGGCTCCTGGACCGCATCCAGAGCGTCACTGCCGAGAAGCTCATCTTCAGCCACGCGGTGCAGATG GTACAGTCGGCCGCCCTGGATGAGATGTTCCACCGTCGGGAGGACTGTGTCCAGCGCTACCACAAGGCCTTGCTGCTCATGGAGGGGCTACAGCACATCCTCACGGATCAGGCGGATGTGGAGAACATTGCCAAGT gCAAGCTGTGTATCGAGCGGAGACTCTCAGCCCTGCTGACCGGCATCTGTGCCTGA
- the ULK1 gene encoding serine/threonine-protein kinase ULK1 isoform X3 produces MEPGRGGLEAVGKFEFSRKDLIGHGAFAVVFKGRHREKHDLEVAVKCINKKNLAKSQTLLGKEIKILKELKHENIVALYDFQEMANSVYLVMEYCNGGDLADYLHTMRTLSEDTIRLFLQQIAGAMRLLHSKGIIHRDLKPQNILLSNPSGRRANPNNIRVKIADFGFARYLQSNMMAATLCGSPMYMAPEVIMSQHYDGKADLWSIGTIVYQCLTGKAPFQASSPQDLRLFYEKNKTLVPIIPRETSAPLRQLLLALLQRNHKDRMDFDEFFHHPFLDASATVKKSPPVPVPSYPSSGSGSSSSSSSTSHLASPPSLGEMQQQLQKTLTSPADAAGFLQGSRDSGASSKDSSCDTDDFVMVPAQFPGDLVAEAAGAKPLPDSLMCSGSSLVASAGLGSHGRTPSPSPPCSSSPSPSGRAGPFSSSRCGASVPIPVPTQVQNYQRIEQNLQSPTQCQAQRSSAIRRSGSTSPLGFARASPSPPSHAEHGAALARKLSLGGGRPYTPSPQVGTIPERPGWSRAPSPQGAEMRGGRSPRPGSSVPEHSPHTAGLGCRLHSAPNLSDLHVVRPKLPKPPTDPLGAVFGHPQASPPQPSHGLPSCRPLRGSPKLPDFLQRNPLPPILGSPTKAMPTFDFPKTPSSQNLLTLLARQGVVMTPPRNRTLPDLSEAGPFQGQHLGPGLRPSDDTKGPFGRSLSTGRLTDLLLKAAFGTQAPDSGSTDSLQEKPMEIVGSSSSLSSAGSSSARHLAPGACSEAVPEVPGHCCTFADPVAANLEGAVTFEAPDLPEETLMEQEHTEILHSLRFTLVFVQHVLEIAALKGSASEAAGGPEYQLQESVVADQISMLSREWGFAEQLVLYLKVAELLSSGLQTAIDQIRAGKLCLSSTVKQVVRKLNELYKASVVSCQGLSLRLQRFFLDKQRLLDRIQSVTAEKLIFSHAVQMVQSAALDEMFHRREDCVQRYHKALLLMEGLQHILTDQADVENIAKCKLCIERRLSALLTGICA; encoded by the exons aTGGAGCCCGGCCGCGGCGGCCTGGAGGCCGTGGGCAAGTTCGAGTTCTCGCGCAAGGACCTGATCGGGCACGGCGCCTTCGCCGTGGTCTTCAAGGGGCGCCACCGCGAG AAGCACGACCTGGAGGTCGCGGTCAAGTGCATTAACAAGAAGAACCTCGCCAAGTCCCAGACGCTGCTGGGGAAGGAAATCAAGATCCTCAAG GAATTGAAACATGAAAACATCGTGGCTTTGTATGACTTCCAG GAAATGGCCAATTCCGTTTACCTGGTCATGGAG TACTGCAACGGCGGGGACCTGGCTGACTACCTGCACA CCATGCGGACGCTGAGCGAGGACACTATCCGGCTCTTCCTGCAGCAGATCGCGGGCGCCATGCGGCTGCTGCACAGCAAAGGCATCATCCACCGTGACCTAAAGCCCCAGAACATCCTGCTGTCCAACCCCAGCGGACGCCGCGCCAACCCCAACAACATCCGCGTCAAGATCG CCGACTTCGGCTTTGCCCGGTACCTCCAGAGCAACATGATGGCGGCCACGCTCTGCGGCTCCCCCATGTATATG GCCCCTGAAGTCATCATGTCCCAGCACTATGACGGGAAAGCAGATCTGTGGAGCATCGGCACCATCGTGTACCAGTGTCTGACCGGGAAGGCGCCCTTCCAG GCCAGCAGCCCCCAAGATCTGCGCCTCTTCTATGAGAAGAACAAGACGCTGGTCCCCAT catcccTCGGGAGACCTCAGCCCCACTGAGACAGctgctcctggctctgctgcAGCGAAACCACAAAGACCGCATGGACTTCG ATGAGTTTTTCCATCACCCTTTTCTTGATGCCAGTGCCACTGTGAAGAAGT CTCCACCTGTGCCTGTGCCCTCGTACCCCAGCTCGGGGTCTGGCAGTAGCTCCAGCAGCAGCTCCACCTCCCACCTGGCCTCCCCTCCG TCCCTGGGGGAGATGCAGCAGCAGCTACAGAAGACGCTGACCTCCCCAGCCGACGCCGCCGGCTTCCTGCAGGGCTCCCGGGACTCGGGCGCCAGCAGCAAGGACTCCTCCTGCGACACTGATGACTTCGTCATGGTCCCGGCCCAGTTTCCAG GTGACCTGGTGGCCGAGGCGGCTGGTGCCAAGCCCCTACCAGACAGCTTGATGTGCAGTGG GAGTTCGCTAGTGGCCTCGGCTGGCCTGGGGAGCCATGGCCGGACCCCGTCTCCCTCCCCGCCCTGCAgcagctcccccagcccctcagg CCGGGCCGGCCCGTTCTCCAGCAGCAGGTGCGGTGCATCTGTCCCAATCCCAGTCCCCACTCAGGTACAGAACTACCAGCGCATTGAACAGAACCTGCAGTCGCCCACCCAGTGCCAGGCCCAACG GTCTTCCGCCATCCGCAGGTCGGGCAGCACCAGCCCCCTGGGCTTTGCACGGGCCAGTCCGTCGCCCCCATCCCACGCCGAACACGGAGCTGCCCTGGCCAGGAAGCTGTCCCTGGGTGGGGGCCGGCCCTACACACCGTCTCCACAAG TTGGAACTATCCCTGAGCGGCCGGGCTGGAGCAGGGCGCCCTCCCCACAAGGAGCAGAGATGCGGGGTGGCAGGTCCCCTCGTCCAG GCTCCTCCGTGCCCGAGCATTCTCCGCAcactgctgggctgggctgccgCTTGCACAGTGCCCCCAACCTGTCTGACCTGCACGTTGTCCGCCCCAAGCTGCCCAAGCCCCCCACGGACCCGCTGGGGGCGGTGTTCGGCCACCCTCAGGCCAGCCCCCCCCAGCCGTCCCATGGGCTGCCGTCCTGCCGGCCCCTGCGTGGCTCACCCAAGCTGCCTGACTTCCTGCAGCGGAACCCCCTGCCACCCATCCTGGGCTCTCCCACCAAG GCCATGCCCACCTTCGATTTCCCCAAGACCCCCAGCTCCCAGAACTTGCTGACCCTCCTGGCCCGGCAGGGTGTGGTCATGACGCCGCCTCGGAACCGGACACTGCCCGACCTCTCAGAGGCCGGGCCCTTCCAAGGGCAGCATCTGGGCCCTGGCCTGCGGCCCTCTGACGACACCAAGGGCCCCTTCGGCAG GTCACTCAGCACCGGCCGCCTCACTGATCTGCTCCTCAAAGCTGCGTTTGGGACGCAGGCCCCCGACTCGGGCAGCACGGACAGCCTGCAGGAGAAGCCCATGGAGATTG TGGGCTCCTCAAGCTCCCTCAGCTCTGCCGGCTCTTCCTCTGCCCGCCACCTGGCTCCCGGGGCCTGCAGCGAGGCCGTCCCTGAGGTTCCTGGCCACTGCTGCACCTTTGCCGACCCTGTTGCTGCTAACCTGGAGGGGGCTGTGACCTTCGAGGCCCCCGACCTCCCCGAGGAGACCCTCATGGAg CAAGAGCACACGGAGATCCTGCACAGCCTGCGCTTCACGCTCGTCTTTGTCCAGCACGTCCTGGAGATCGCCGCCCTGAAGGGCAGTGCCAGCGAGGCGGCTGGGGGGCCCGAGTACCAGCTGCAGGAGAGCGTTGTGGCCGACCAGATCAGCATGCTGAGCCGCGAGTGGGG CTTTGCAGAACAGCTGGTACTCTACCTGAAGGTGGCTGAGTTGCTCTCCTCAGGCCTGCAGACTGCCATTGACCAGATCCGGGCTGGCAAGCTCTGCCTGTCGTCCACCGTGAAGCAGG TGGTGCGGAAGCTGAATGAGCTGTACAAGGCGAGCGTGGTGTCCTGCCAAGGCCTGAGCCTGCGGCTGCAGCGCTTTTTCCTGGACAAGCAGCGGCTCCTGGACCGCATCCAGAGCGTCACTGCCGAGAAGCTCATCTTCAGCCACGCGGTGCAGATG GTACAGTCGGCCGCCCTGGATGAGATGTTCCACCGTCGGGAGGACTGTGTCCAGCGCTACCACAAGGCCTTGCTGCTCATGGAGGGGCTACAGCACATCCTCACGGATCAGGCGGATGTGGAGAACATTGCCAAGT gCAAGCTGTGTATCGAGCGGAGACTCTCAGCCCTGCTGACCGGCATCTGTGCCTGA